Below is a genomic region from Caldicoprobacter guelmensis.
TCAGACAAACCTGGGGATCATTTCGGCTATTGCCGGTAGAAATGACTACATAATATGTGATAGGGCTAATCATGCCAGCATAATTGACGGATGCAGGCTTAGCTTTGCAAAAGTGCTCAAGTTTGAGCACAACGACATGGAAGATTTGGAGCGCATATTGAGCAATATTCCAGACAAACACGGTAAGCTCATCGTGGTTGACGGGGTTTTCAGCATGGAAGGCGACATATGCAATCTTCCTGAGATAGTGAGATTAGCTCGAAAATACGGGGCTCGTGTAATGGTGGACGATGCCCACGGCCTTGGAACTTTAGGCAAACACGGCAGGGGTACAGCCGAGTACTTCGGCCTAGAGGATGAAGTAGACATAATAATGGGGACTTTTAGCAAATCATTAGCCAGCTTGGGTGGCTATATAGCTGCTAGCGAGGAGGTAATACATTATGTCAAGCATGTATCCCGGCCTTTTATATTCAGCGCTTCCATTTCACCCGCCAATGCAGCGGCCGCTCTTGAAGCCCTCAATATACTTCAATCCGAACCTGAACGCGTTGCAAGGGTGCAAGAAAATGCAAGGTATATGAGAGAGGGGTTAAAAAAGCTGGGCATTCCTATACGCGAAACCGAAACGCCCATTATTCCTGTCATGACGTGGGAGGACAGAAGGACATTTGTCATTGCTAAGCAGCTTTTGGACGAGGGGGTATATGTCAATCCTGTAGTTTCACCTGCAGTTAAGCCCGGCCAATGCTTGCTGAGAACCAGTTATACCGCTACCCATACAAAGGAACAGCTGGATTACGCTTTGAGTGCTTTTGAGAGGGTATTTAGCCGAGAAACGAAAGAGCCATTTGCTGCGGCTATTGAGTAATATTTAAGTGGAGTAGTTCACAAACAAGGCATTAAAGTAAGATATAATAAAAGGGGGCGTCTTGGGAATGAAGGCGGTAACTTTTAGCGCTGACCTGTTGCCTTATATTTTAACCCTTGCAATGGGAAAGGTTAACCGTAAGCTTTACTATAGCCGTTTTTCTTGTGTAAGGTATGAAGACGTTGAAGAACCTGTTTTACCGGGCGATGACTGGGTAAAGGTTAAGACCATATACGGCGGTATATGTGGAAGCGATATAAACATGATATTCCTTCATGACAGCCCCCTGCTCTCGCCTTTTGCTTCCAAAAAATTTGTAATGGGGCATGAAAACCTTGGAGTCATCGTGGAGAAGGGGAAAAACGTCAAAGGTTTTGAGGTGGGAGATAGAATAGTGGCTGACGATGTATTGTCGTGTGAGCCACGAGGCCTTGAAAAGTGCCCTAAGTGTTTAGAGGGGGATTACAACCTGTGCTTGAATTTTACCGAGGGTAAGCTTTCCGCAGGGACCATCATGGGGACGTGTGCCGATACGGGTGGAAGCTGGGGAGAATTTTATGTTGCACACAAGTCACAGCTATTTAAGGTTCCCGATAATCTTAAGGATGAAGAGGCTATCTTGATAGATCCTCTGTGTTCTGCTTTGCATCCCGTGCTGAGGAACTTTCCTTCTGATAATGAAAAGGTTTTGGTGATAGGTTCGGGTATCATCGGCATTTTGATAGTGGCATCCTTGAGAGCTTTTGGTTCTAAAGCTGATATTACGGTGATAGCCAAGTATGGCTTTCAGGGACAGCTTGCCCATAAGTACGGGGCTGACAGGGTAATATACTCCAGGGATTGCAACGTTGAAACCATGGCTGAAATAACCGGTGGGAAAGTGGTAAAGCCACTTATTGGATATAAATACTTAATTGGCGGATTTGACAGGGTTTTTGACTGCGTTGGGACAGAATCCAGCTTGAAAGATTCTTTAAGGTATATCAACTCCGGTGGAACGCTTGTGCTGGTGGGACTGGGTGCCCAGATAAAACTCGATTGGTCGATGGTATGGTTTAAGGAAGTCACCATAAAGGGGATATACGGTTACGGCGTTGATCCTGTGGATGGAAAAAGGGAGCGAACCTTTAAAATAGGGCTAGATTTAATGGCATCGAGGAAGCTGGATTTATCGCCGTTGGTAACCCATGTATTTGATTTAAAGGACTATAGAAAGGCGATAGAGGTGGCTTCACATAAGAAAGAATACCAATCGGTTAAAGTACTTTTAAAACCGTAACGCTTTGGTATATAACCGTTAAATTTTGATTTCAATGTAAGAAAAACGCAGTTTACAGTAGCTTTACTTTTATATTGACGGGGCAAAGCCGTTGTGTTACACTAAATGTAAGCGCTTACAAGAAGCTATAATTCCTCATTATTGCAAACACTATCTTTTGAATTATAGTGAAATTCCTTTTCAGTTCAAAATGAAAGGAGCTGTTTTAGATGACTAAGGCGGACATAGGGCTTATTGGCCTTGCGGTCATGGGACAGAACTTAGTGCTTAACATGGAGAGCAAGGGCTACGCTGTGGCGGTATATAACCGTACGCCAGAAAGGACCAAGGAGTTTATGGAGGGGCCTGCAAAAGGCAAAGAAAGGATTATACCCGCTTATACCCTGGAGGAGTTTGTGGCATCGTTGAGCCGCCCGCGTAAGGTCATGATAATGGTTAAAGCAGGAAAACCCGTGGATGATGTGATCGATTCCCTTCTTCCTCTTTTGAATGAAGGAGATATAGTAATCGACGGCGGCAATTCCTATTTTAAGGATACCATAAGGCGTACAAGGCAGCTTGCCGAAAAAGGCATCCTTTTTATGGGCGTTGGGGTTTCAGGTGGAGAGGAAGGTGCTTTAAAGGGCCCCAGCATCATGCCGGGTGGACCTTATGAAGCGTGGGAGCAGGTAGGCAGGATATTGAGGGATATAGCTGCCAAGGTAGGAGATGATATTCCTTGCTGCGATTACATAGGGCCTGATGGTGCAGGTCATTACGTTAAAATGGTACATAACGGCATTGAGTACGGGGATATGCAGCTTATCAGTGAAGCATACTTTTTGATGAAAGAGCTTCTGGGATTCTCAGCTCTGGAGATGCAACCCATATTCCAGAGATGGAATGAAGGGGAACTTAATTCTTATCTTATCGAGATTACGGCTGATATCCTGGGAAGGATAGATGAAGAGACTGGACTGCCTATGGTAGATGTGATACTTGATCGGGCAGGGCAAAAGGGGACGGGCAAGTGGACGTCGCAGGAGGCTCTGGATTTAGGCGTCGCTGCTCCTACTATCGCCGAGGCGGTGTTCGCTCGCTGCATATCGGCCATAAAAGAGGAGCGCCTGGCTGCTTCCAAGGTCTTAAAAGGTCCTCAGATTAAGTTTGAGGGTGAGCGTGAGCAACTTATAGAGGATATCGGTAAGGCTTTGTACGCTTCTAAGATTTGTTCCTATGCTCAGGGTTTTGCACTTCTCAGACAGGCTTCTGAAGCCTATAACTGGAATCTCAAGCTGGGCGATATCGCTCTCCTGTGGCGAGGAGGGTGTATAATCCGTGCACAGTTCCTAGAACGTATCAAGGAGGCTTATGATAGGGATCAGCAGCTTCCTAATCTTTTGCTTGACCCATACTTTAAACAAGTGATGGAGGAATCGCAGGACAGCTGGAGAAGAGTTGTAAGCCTGGCCGTGCAAAATGGTATACCTGTACCTTGTTTTAGTTCTGCACTGGCATATTACGACTCGTATCGTAGAGATAGGCTTCCGGCAAATCTCATACAGGCACAGCGTGACTACTTTGGGGCTCATACCTATGAAAGGGTTGACAGGGAGGGCATTTTCCATACCGACTGGCTTGCAAGGTAATTGGGTTGGCTGGTTATAGGAGATAGAAAAAACAAAAAAAGAAAGGATGGGGGAATGTTGAATATCCTTGCTTTAGAAGTGAGCACCTCTTCTGCCAAAGCCATGATATATTCCCTTGATAAGGGGATCAGGGGTGTGTACAGCCTACCTTTTAAGGATACCGTAAATGATGTGGTGTCCCAGGACCCTGAGGGGATTTACCAGGCTGTGATAGAATGTGCCAAAACGCTCATTGAGCGAGAAAACTGTCAGATCGATGCCATTGGGTTAGGGAGCACATGGCACAGCATCCTCTTGCTTGACCGGGAGCGCAGACCCATAGGTAGGATCAAGACCTGGGCCAGTACTGAAGCCGCTCCTACTGCTGCCCAGTATCGAAAAGATGAGCAGCTTAAACGGTGGTTTTACCAGCGGACAGGCTGCATGGTACACAGCATATACCCGGTATGGAAGTTCCTCCATGCCAAGCAGCAAGGGCAGATAGACCCTGAAGGTTATATTTCTTCTCAGCCGGAATACGTATTTGAAAGGCTGACTGGGCAGATAGGGGTTTCACGCAGCATCGCCTCAGGTACCGGTTTTATGAATATCCATACTTTGGAATGGGACCAGGAGATATTGGACTTTGTGGGCCTTAAGGTAAGTCAGTTGGCCCCACTTTGCGAAGTAGACCATACGGTTCCTTTAAGTGAGGAAGCCGCAGCAGAGTTGGGGCTTAAAGCCGGTATTCCGGTAGCTCTGCCTGGCCCCGACGGAGCGCTCAATCAGGTAGGAGCGGGAGCCATGGGGCAGGGCATAATGACCATGTCGGTGGGGACCAGTGGCGCATTGAGAGTTACCAGTCTCATTCCAGTTTTGCCAGATAATCCTTCAACTTGGTGTTATTACGTGGCCGAGGGCAAGAGGTTGGCGGGTGCTGCTACATCTGGTGCAGGCAACTGCGTGCAATGGTTTGGAAAAAAGTTGAACCTTGGTAAGTTAAGTTACCGTGAGCTGGATGAAATGGCCAGTAAGATCGAGGTAGAGGATGCCCCCATATTTTTGCCGTTTTTGTATGGAGAACGTTGCCCAGGATGGGAGGATACCAGGACGGGCATTTTTTTAGGACTCAAACCCCACCATGAGATAGGACATCTCCACTACGCAATACTTGAGGGAGTACTTTTTAATCTATATCAATGTTATATGGTTCTGGAGCAGCTGATGGGGGCACCTAGGGAGATCAGGATATCGGGTGGTATTGAGAATTCACGCTGGTGGCTTCAAATGGCGGCCGATATATTCCAGAGAGAAATTTATACCTCCAGCATAGAACATGCTTCTACCATGGGGGCAGTAGCGGTGGCAATGAAGGCTGTTGGAGCCATAAGGTCGTTGGAGGAGTTTAACCCGAGTCAAGGCAAAAGGATAATTCCTGATGAGAAGATGGCAAAGGTGTACGCTAAAAGGTTTGAGCGTTATATGGAATGGTATGATAAAACTTCTAACAGGGGTGAGTAAATTATGGAAGGAATTGTATTGAAAGCCGCCGATAACAGGGGACTTGATAAAGAGCAGGTCCGTTCTGCCCTGGAAAGGGCTTTGGAGGGACGCAAAGAGAGCCTTAAAAAGGTATTGTTGTTACCGCCAGATTTCACCCGGGCGCATTCGGGAGCAGGAGACATCACCGCAATGCTGTATGAGATGCTTGAAGGTACATGTCAGGTGGATATCATGCCGGCATTGGGCACGCACATGCCTTTAAGCGATGAGGAACGCATAGCTTTCTTTGGTGAGAGGATTCCCAAAGAGCGGTTTATAGTGCATAACTGGCGGGAAGATGTAGTAAAGATTGGGGAAGTGCCCGGCGAGTATGTCAAGGAGATTTCTGAAGGTTTGATGGAGGACTCTATAGATGTGGAAGTTAACTGGCGGCTGGTGAAAGGTGGGTATGACCTCATCGTCTCCATCGGTCAGGTGGTGCCCCATGAAGTGGTGGGGATGGCCAACTATAGCAAGAATATATTCGTAGGTTGTGGCGGATACAGCATGATAAACAAAACGCATATGCTAGGCGCTGTGTATGGAATGGAGAGGATTATGGGTCGGGACCATTCGCCAGTGCGTAAGGTGTTTGACTATGCCGAGCAACACTTTGCCAAAGACATGCCCCTTATTTATATATTGACGGTCACCACCCATGAAGAGGGTAAGGTTTTGATTCACGGCTTGTTTATCGGAAGAGAGCGTAGGTTGTTTGAAGAAGCCGTGGCTTTGAGCCAGCAGAAGAACATGCAGTTCCTGGATGAGCCGTTGCAAAAAGTGGTGGTGTATTTGGACCCGCAGGAGTTCAAGAGCACTTGGCTGGGCAACAAGGCCATATACAGGACGCGGATGGCAATTGCCGATGGTGGTGAGCTCATAGTGCTTGCTCCAGGTGTAAGGCAGTTTGGCGAGGATAAGGGCAATGATATGCTGATTCGCAAATATGGCTATGTGGGCAGGGAGCGGGTGCTCAAGCTGTGGAAGGAGCAAAAGGACCTGCAGGAGAACCAGTCGGTGGTGGCCCACCTCATTCACGGTTCGTCAGATGGGCGATTTACCATCACATACGCACCAGGCCATCTTACTCGAGAGGAAGTGGAAGGTGTAAACTTCAAATACATGGACCTTGATGAGGCTTACAGTCTTTACAACCCCGAAAAGCTCAAAGACGGATTTAACGTGCTGGAAAACGGCGAGAGGATTTTCTACATAAGCAATCCGGCGCTAGGCCTGTGGGCATACAGGGGCAGGTTCTTCAGCGAATGAGGGAATTGGCGAGGTAAGTTGTTGCTGGACATCATGTAAAAAGAGGAGTAATAGCCATTGTTGCTAAAACTGCCGGTGAAGCTTATTGTTTTGAAGCCGGGGTTTTAAGCAGCTTAAGAATTTTGAAAACCTGGAGGGTATATGATGGGGCAGCTGTTGGAAGTATTGAAGAATGAACATATAGAGCTTAGGGTGTGCCCTCAAGTGGGGGCAGGTATCTTCTCTCTGAGGTATTGCCTGGGCAATGAATGGGTGGACGTGATGAGGCCTACACCTTATGAAGCGGTTGAGAACAAAAGCGCAGGCCGGTTCGCCTGTTT
It encodes:
- a CDS encoding aminotransferase class I/II-fold pyridoxal phosphate-dependent enzyme; the protein is MDIFEKCYNYTAAKEAMKAGIYPYFHVLESGQDTEVIINGKRTIMIGSNNYLGLTSDPRVIEAAKRALDKYGTGCSGSRFLNGTLDLHVELEKRLAAFLKKEAALTFSTGFQTNLGIISAIAGRNDYIICDRANHASIIDGCRLSFAKVLKFEHNDMEDLERILSNIPDKHGKLIVVDGVFSMEGDICNLPEIVRLARKYGARVMVDDAHGLGTLGKHGRGTAEYFGLEDEVDIIMGTFSKSLASLGGYIAASEEVIHYVKHVSRPFIFSASISPANAAAALEALNILQSEPERVARVQENARYMREGLKKLGIPIRETETPIIPVMTWEDRRTFVIAKQLLDEGVYVNPVVSPAVKPGQCLLRTSYTATHTKEQLDYALSAFERVFSRETKEPFAAAIE
- a CDS encoding zinc-dependent alcohol dehydrogenase — translated: MKAVTFSADLLPYILTLAMGKVNRKLYYSRFSCVRYEDVEEPVLPGDDWVKVKTIYGGICGSDINMIFLHDSPLLSPFASKKFVMGHENLGVIVEKGKNVKGFEVGDRIVADDVLSCEPRGLEKCPKCLEGDYNLCLNFTEGKLSAGTIMGTCADTGGSWGEFYVAHKSQLFKVPDNLKDEEAILIDPLCSALHPVLRNFPSDNEKVLVIGSGIIGILIVASLRAFGSKADITVIAKYGFQGQLAHKYGADRVIYSRDCNVETMAEITGGKVVKPLIGYKYLIGGFDRVFDCVGTESSLKDSLRYINSGGTLVLVGLGAQIKLDWSMVWFKEVTIKGIYGYGVDPVDGKRERTFKIGLDLMASRKLDLSPLVTHVFDLKDYRKAIEVASHKKEYQSVKVLLKP
- the gndA gene encoding NADP-dependent phosphogluconate dehydrogenase codes for the protein MTKADIGLIGLAVMGQNLVLNMESKGYAVAVYNRTPERTKEFMEGPAKGKERIIPAYTLEEFVASLSRPRKVMIMVKAGKPVDDVIDSLLPLLNEGDIVIDGGNSYFKDTIRRTRQLAEKGILFMGVGVSGGEEGALKGPSIMPGGPYEAWEQVGRILRDIAAKVGDDIPCCDYIGPDGAGHYVKMVHNGIEYGDMQLISEAYFLMKELLGFSALEMQPIFQRWNEGELNSYLIEITADILGRIDEETGLPMVDVILDRAGQKGTGKWTSQEALDLGVAAPTIAEAVFARCISAIKEERLAASKVLKGPQIKFEGEREQLIEDIGKALYASKICSYAQGFALLRQASEAYNWNLKLGDIALLWRGGCIIRAQFLERIKEAYDRDQQLPNLLLDPYFKQVMEESQDSWRRVVSLAVQNGIPVPCFSSALAYYDSYRRDRLPANLIQAQRDYFGAHTYERVDREGIFHTDWLAR
- a CDS encoding gluconokinase, which codes for MLNILALEVSTSSAKAMIYSLDKGIRGVYSLPFKDTVNDVVSQDPEGIYQAVIECAKTLIERENCQIDAIGLGSTWHSILLLDRERRPIGRIKTWASTEAAPTAAQYRKDEQLKRWFYQRTGCMVHSIYPVWKFLHAKQQGQIDPEGYISSQPEYVFERLTGQIGVSRSIASGTGFMNIHTLEWDQEILDFVGLKVSQLAPLCEVDHTVPLSEEAAAELGLKAGIPVALPGPDGALNQVGAGAMGQGIMTMSVGTSGALRVTSLIPVLPDNPSTWCYYVAEGKRLAGAATSGAGNCVQWFGKKLNLGKLSYRELDEMASKIEVEDAPIFLPFLYGERCPGWEDTRTGIFLGLKPHHEIGHLHYAILEGVLFNLYQCYMVLEQLMGAPREIRISGGIENSRWWLQMAADIFQREIYTSSIEHASTMGAVAVAMKAVGAIRSLEEFNPSQGKRIIPDEKMAKVYAKRFERYMEWYDKTSNRGE
- a CDS encoding lactate racemase domain-containing protein, encoding MEGIVLKAADNRGLDKEQVRSALERALEGRKESLKKVLLLPPDFTRAHSGAGDITAMLYEMLEGTCQVDIMPALGTHMPLSDEERIAFFGERIPKERFIVHNWREDVVKIGEVPGEYVKEISEGLMEDSIDVEVNWRLVKGGYDLIVSIGQVVPHEVVGMANYSKNIFVGCGGYSMINKTHMLGAVYGMERIMGRDHSPVRKVFDYAEQHFAKDMPLIYILTVTTHEEGKVLIHGLFIGRERRLFEEAVALSQQKNMQFLDEPLQKVVVYLDPQEFKSTWLGNKAIYRTRMAIADGGELIVLAPGVRQFGEDKGNDMLIRKYGYVGRERVLKLWKEQKDLQENQSVVAHLIHGSSDGRFTITYAPGHLTREEVEGVNFKYMDLDEAYSLYNPEKLKDGFNVLENGERIFYISNPALGLWAYRGRFFSE